From Mycobacterium lacus, one genomic window encodes:
- a CDS encoding DUF732 domain-containing protein — translation MKGMRPATIVGMVAAAIGFAAPAQADDYDYTFKNTVNGFGVYGPQDQLAWLAKISCNRIGTGVDGDAYKSANFIQHNLPRGTTQGQAFQFLGAAIDHYCPDAAGFLQRAGTH, via the coding sequence ATGAAAGGCATGCGGCCGGCCACAATCGTCGGCATGGTAGCCGCGGCGATCGGCTTTGCCGCGCCGGCGCAGGCCGACGACTACGACTACACATTCAAGAACACCGTCAACGGCTTCGGCGTTTACGGTCCGCAGGACCAGCTCGCGTGGCTGGCCAAGATCAGCTGTAACAGGATTGGCACCGGCGTGGACGGTGACGCGTACAAGTCGGCCAACTTCATCCAGCACAACCTGCCTCGGGGCACGACGCAGGGCCAAGCGTTCCAGTTCTTGGGGGCCGCGATCGACCACTACTGCCCCGACGCGGCGGGCTTCCTGCAGCGGGCTGGCACCCACTAG